In the genome of Penaeus vannamei isolate JL-2024 chromosome 26, ASM4276789v1, whole genome shotgun sequence, one region contains:
- the LOC138866590 gene encoding uncharacterized protein, whose translation MFSLGIITLLTWSLQMTPLNQSAKCFTYRIGLQVSWLKAKFIHVRDGPDPPPLNIGRNGDSSFVFLGFTSNGDLTPEISTRHVLPTRVIQSLWKPLWRQRCISWKSKLCNYNSSVLSVLLFGAETRPLTRTLEKRIDSFDSKALRTIENIRCCHHDSNEELRMRTNQPATFRLTAIRRICWYGHNLCMPPEHPTKALLLFDPEAEDCKRPCERP comes from the coding sequence ATGTTTTCTTTGGGAATTATCACCTTGTTGACCTGGAGTTTGCAGATGACACCACTCAATCAGTCAGCTAAGTGTTTCACTTACCGTATTGGTCTTCAGGTGAGCTGGTTGAAGGCCAAATTTATTCATGTCAGAGATGGCCCAGATCCACCCCCTCTCAATATTGGCCGCAATGGAGATAGCTCATTTGTTTTTCTAGGCTTTACTAGCAATGGAGACCTGACCCCTGAGATCAGCACCAGACATGTTCTACCCACCAGAGTAATACAATCTCTATGGAAGCCCCTCTGGCGCCAGCGTTGTATATCGTGGAAATCAAAACTTTGCAATTACAATTCGTCGGTCCTGTCCGTTCTCCTCTTTGGAGCAGAAACGCGGCCCCTCACGAGGACCCTGGAAAAGAGGATCGACAGCTTTGACAGCAAAGCTCTCAGGACCATCGAGAACATCAGATGTTGCCATCACGATTCGAATGAAGAGTTACGTATGCGCACAAATCAACCTGCAACCTTCCGTCTCACAGCCATCCGCCGCATCTGCTGGTATGGCCATAACCTCTGTATGCCTCCTGAACATCCTACAAAGGCCCTACTTTTGTTCGACCCAGAAGCGGAGGACTGTAAGAGGCCATGCGAGAGGCCCTGA